The following nucleotide sequence is from Candidatus Binatia bacterium.
TATCGACGGGAAGGCTGACTGGATCATCACAGGTGACTGGCATCTACTTGAGCTACATTCTTTTAAAGAAGTAACTATCACGACCGTCGCAGAATTTTTGGCAACAATCGGCCCATAGGAAGCTCTACAGCCTGGACTCATCCCCCAGAAATCCAGTTGTACAGATCACTCTTTTTGACGTGAATGCCGACAGGGTGGGTTAAGCGGCGTCGAGCCAGAGTTCGGAGCGGATTGCTTCTTGGATTTCGGACGTTGAGCGGCCATAGTCCTCCGCCAGCTCTTCTATCGACTCGCCCGCCTTGTAGCGCTGGGCGATGACCGTGGTCGCAATGCCAGTACCTGCCAATACCGGCCGCCCAAAGGAAATGTTGGGATCGATAACGATAATCCTAGGTTCGTCGGGCTTACGCTCTCTGGTGAAGGGGTAGAGTCTTATCGGCAAACCGGCAGTATCCCGCTCGATCCGCCGAAGATG
It contains:
- a CDS encoding DUF433 domain-containing protein, which gives rise to MLDAIRRAHGVALWRVRKAIDYLKKQLGSPHPLAEQRFVTDKVDLFVEMFGNLVNISQEGQLAMKELIETHLRRIERDTAGLPIRLYPFTRERKPDEPRIIVIDPNISFGRPVLAGTGIATTVIAQRYKAGESIEELAEDYGRSTSEIQEAIRSELWLDAA